One window from the genome of Pseudoliparis swirei isolate HS2019 ecotype Mariana Trench chromosome 24, NWPU_hadal_v1, whole genome shotgun sequence encodes:
- the LOC130189796 gene encoding uncharacterized protein LOC130189796: MPSIGLCFFFLGVVVVSVTAIETTTGNGFPTASTTVNLSATVTPVSVTTATSTNNATAKGTMSSNKGSNTSLPSTTKQQGGASTISVNETQSSSPITTTKSNKLSKSTTTIKTTTKTNKDTRNTAKTKKSTAVDNTGLIILMVIILIALGFGVTCFVLRKRGRHASVDFTSRPDESNILLRTMEPDLPIDAVPQNGLQTFESPEKEPQEPEAKPGIQEEQKAEADKSVVESAAPAPTPDSSEDKPKEHVVEQSPPKPVEPSVEEKADDDGVVSNETSVESLKEANENNSNNADFSQTRDINFWDVPLNCPV; encoded by the exons ATGCCCTCCATCGGtctttgcttcttttttctgG GTGTGGTTGTTGTTTCTGTCACAGCAATTGAAACAACAACAGGGAATGGGTTTCCCACAGCGTCCACTACTGTCAATCTTTCCGCCACTGTAACACCCGTCAGCGTCACCACAGCCACCAGCACCAACAATGCCACTGCCAAAGGGACCATGAGCAGCAACAAGGGCAGCAACACCAGCTTACCCTCCACAACAAAGCAGCAAG GTGGGGCGAGCACTATAAGTGTCAACGAAACTCAAAGTTCATCCCCAATCACCACCACCAAATCTAATAAGCTATCCAAAAGCACAACAACCATCAAaacaacaaccaaaacaaacaagGACACAA gAAACACTGCTAAGACAAAGAAGTCGACAGCAGTCGACAACACCG GCCTTATCATCCTCATGGTGATCATCCTCATAGCCCTTGGATTTGGAGTTACCTGCTTCGTCTTACGGAAAAGAGGAAGG CATGCCTCAGTCGACTTCACCTCCAGACCGGATGAATCCAACATCCTTCTCAGAACTATGGAGCCCGACTTGCCGATTGATGCCGTACCTCAGAACG GTCTGCAAACCTTTGAAAGTCCAGAAAAAGAGCCGCAAGAACCGGAGGCCAAACCTGGAATACAGGAGGAGCAGAAAG ctgaggctgataaATCTGTGGTTGAGTCTGCTGCCCCGGCGCCAACCCCAGACAGCTCCGAGGACAAGCCCAAAGAGCACGTCGTCGAGCAGAGTCCCCCCAAACCTGTGGAGCCGAGTGTGGAGGAGAAAGCTGATGACGACGGCGTCGTCTCCAACGAAACCTCTGTGGAGTCGCTGAAGGAGGCGAATGAGAACAACAGCAACAATGCTGACTTCAGTCAGACAAGAG ACATCAACTTCTGGGACGTTCCTCTCAATTGCCCGGTGTGA